Genomic segment of Candidatus Spechtbacterales bacterium:
TTGTGACGGGACTCTCTTTTATTTCCATCATTCTTTCCTTTATATCTGTTCCAACCTCCTTCTTTTCATCCAAGCTTTTTTCTATCTCATCCAAAGCGCTTTTTACCTCCACTTTTAATCCCGAGTAAAGCGTTGCTATTTTTTTAAAATCACTTTCGCTAATTGCCACTATAGACGGCTGCAAATCACTTCTTAGCAGTATAAACCTCAACGCCTGTTGGCTTTTTATGTTTGTAGGATCCACCATACCCACAGCAAGAACCTCTCCTTTCTTCTCCAATGGAACCATATGATACTGCTCTGCCGCTTCCTGTGGTACAAGGCGAAGTATCTCTTTTGCCGGAGGGTTAGACTCATCATAGTTCCACGCCGGAACCTCGCCGAGCTTTGCCCTTACCTGTAATATATCTTCCTCTGACACCTTTATTTTGCGAATAAGATACTCCTCAAAACTCAGGGGCGAAGTTCCTGATTTTTCTTTTACTTCATTGAATTGAGCCTCACTGATAATTTTTTTATCAGTGAGTGTCTTCAATATTTTTTCCTCAAATGGTGTCATCTATAAATGGTATTTATTACTCGCTTAAAATTTCTTCTTCCTCTTGAGCTTCAGGTTCTACATTAATTATTTCCTGATCTACAAATTCTGCAGGGTCAAAAGGAGAAAATGGGTTCTCTCTTCCCCATTGAGCAGGGGCTTTAATGGGTTCATAGGGTGTAAACTTCCCTAAAATGTCGCTGCCGAAAAAACCTTCAGGCAAAATAACTTCGTTCTTTATATTCTGAATTTGTCTTCTCAAAAGCTCGGAGGAGGCCTCTGAGCCTTCAAATCTTTCAGCCCCTTCTCCGCTTGCCTGTGTAGTTATAAGTAAAACAACTCCGCCTAACAAGACGGCGCCAAATATTAGCGGTATAAATTTCTTAACTTTCTTTTGGCTTTGTAATATAGATATTCCTGCCATAATTTTAGTTACCCGTCTCTGTAAAATATACATTACCCAGTATCTCAACGGAAAGAAGTCCGGGATTTTCAGCTTCCTCATCATTAGAATTTATGATTACGCGCTCAACATCAAATATTCTTAAACTATTTTCCGCGCGCAAGATAAAGGCCTTTACTGAAGAATAACTGCCTTCAGCTATAACGGTAACAGATATTTTTCGCAATATCTCACCCTCTGCCACGGGGGAATTTCCAGTTCTTATATCTTCAACCGAAAGTCCATTTTCCCTTGCAATTCTATCCAAAACAACAACCGCGTTAATCTCGTCTTTAAAGGATGGCGCCGCAAGCTCTATTAACTCCCGCTCATTAGGGCCCAGTGATGAAAAAAACGAAGCAGCCCGGTGAACTTCCGCGCGCGTTTCTTCTAAAAAGGCGACGTCCTCTCTTTCAAGTTCAATAGCTTTTTTTGCCGCATCAATACCCTGCAAAGAGGGCCACACAAAAAACCACGCAAATACAAGCGACACTACTATGGAAACAAAAAAGACTGTTGATCTTGTGTTAGTCATTTTATTTTAAGTAATCTTCTTTAATATCAAAGTCTACACTGAATACAACAATTCCGTCCTCGTCCCTACTAAAAGAGGTGAGTTGAACATCTTTAAACATAATAGATTCATCTTTCCATATAACAAACTGCTCTCCCAGAGATTCAAAATCAGGAGCATTCCCCGAAACAGATAACACACTGTCCGAAACAGAAAGCTCCATGCTTGTTATAAATATTTGAGAATGAATACTGCCCTCTACTGGCCGGAAAACTTTTGAACTAACAACGTGGTTGCTTATAACATTTTCAAGGGCTCGAGCCCTTGAAACAAGAGAGCCAAATTCCGGTGTTTGAGCTCTTTTTATCTCATTCTCCAAGCTTGTTTTTTGAGCCTGTAAAGAGTCATACTCAGATATTAGACCATTAAACCAAATAGATGTTCCTATATATATGCCTATTACTATTCCCAAAACAACAAGCGCGGGGAAAAAGTCTGCCATATATGACTTTACACCCAGCAGCACGCCAGCTATTTTCCCTTTATTCTTTTTATTTGGAATTAATGAAATTGACATAATCGCGGTTATCTTAGCGCAAGTCCTATTGCAACAGCATATTCGGGAGAATTAACACCCAAAGTGTGCTCCAATTCAGGAGGAATAATTATTTTTTTAAAAGGGTCGCCAACCTCTACATCAACACCTAAAGAACTCTTAAGATATTCAGTTAATCCGGGCATTCTCGCCTCTCCTCCGGTTAGTATTACGCGAACAACCTTTCTTCCGCCTTCTCTCACATAATCCTCAAACATCTGTTCTACCTCAAGTATTATCTTATCCATTGAGGGTTTTAACAGTTCGGATACTTCTCCGGCAGACTCCTGCACACCGTTTCTGCGCTTAAGCTCTTCTGCCCGAATGGGATCTATTGCCATGCCACGCGCGAGAACCTGTACAAACTTGGAAGAGCCAGTATCTATATTGTGATGCATTACAACCAGCCCTCCATCTACAACACTCACGTCTGTTGCCCTCGCGCCTATATCTAAAATTGCAACAGGATCAGGGGAAGAGTCTACAAGTGCGCGCGCGCTGCTAAATGTTTCCAACTCTACATTAACAAGCTCTATTCCAACCATTTCAGCCATCCTGTTATACTTCTCTACTATCTCATTTGGCACCGCCACAGTCAGAACCTTTATTTTTTTGGCGTTTGAAAGATGATCTACTTTAATCCAGTCAAATTGCACCTCCCCCATTGGGAGAGGAATATACTTTCTCGCTTCAAATCGGACTGCATTTTCAAGATCTTCATCGGCCATAGCGGGTAAATCTATTAGTGTAGAAAAGCTGGAAAACACAGGTAGTGATATTGAGGCCTCTTTTCCTCTAAACTTGGCGCTATCAAAAAGCCTATTAATAATAGTGGCTACCTGCGAATCTAAAATATTATAAGAACCGGCGTGAGCCGTTATATAGTTAGCTTTTGAAAAAAATTGGGCGTAATTAATCAAATAAACATCATTGCCTTTTTGCAATAACTCAACCATCTTTAAAGAAGATGTTCCTATGTCAATGCCGAGTTTATATTTATAAGATTTTTTACTAAGCGGATTCCATATCATATTGGAGTATGTTTTTATTTACTTTTCCGTCTCTATCCTCTATTATAACAGTAATATAAAGTAAGAGCTATTGCTATTATCCACACTTAAATAAGCTAAATGTTAGTATTTTGAACTCGTGCACACGATTGGATGCGCTTACAAGCAAGTACCTGCAAGATAAAGACGTATCATACATATGAAAAATATACCCACAAACTTAGAAAAACACCTGACAAAAAGAGCAAAAAATGCCTTGCGAAAATCTTTTAAGTTAGCCGCGCAATATCCCGATAAAACATCAAAAAACAAAGCAACACCAGCCCATCTTTTGTATGCCCTGGCGAAAGAGGAGGGTTCTATATCAAAAAACATACTTGAAGCTAATGACGTCAAAGCTACACGAATACTGACGGGGTTGAAAAAAATATCAGCTAAAAGCAGTTCAACAAACACAACGCCTGTAAGCGAGCTATCTCTTGATTATAAAAAGACCTTAAAAAAAGCGGCTAACTACGCTATGAACCAAGGGCACTATTTTATAGGCACCGAACACCTGCTATATGGAACCCTTAACAAATCGCAGGGTGTTGAAGGATTTACACAACAAAAAATGAAAAAAGTAAAAGAGCATCTTGATGATATGATGGCAAGTTATCTTTCTCTTGAAACAGGGCTAAACCCAAACATGCAAAAACTTAGTTCTCTTGTAAGCGAGCATGCAGACCATTCTCTTGAAGATGGCGAGTTGGAAGATGTTATTTTTTCAGATGTAAAGACAAAAACATCAAAAACCCCTGTGCTGGAATCTTTTTGTGAAAATCTTTCCCAAAAAGCTGCAGATGGGAACTTAGACCCTTTAGTTGGAAGAGAAGCTGAACTAAACCGCCTGGTAAGAATACTTTCCAGAAAAACAAAGAATAATCCCTTACTTGTAGGTGACGCGGGAGTTGGAAAAACAGCGCTTGTGCAGGGTCTCGCGCAAAAAATAAGCGAGGGTTATGTTCCGGCAAATCTTATAAACAAAACTGTGTATTCGTTAAACCTAAGCTCTCTTGTGGCCGGAACTCTTTATCGCGGGGAATTTGAAGAGAGGGTGCGCGACCTTCTTGAAGAAGCGGAAAAATCAAGTGTAATTCTTTTTATAGATGAGATACACATACTTCCCGGCGCGGGCTCAGCGCAGGGGTCGCTTGACGCGGCCAACATACTCAAACCGGCTTTGGTCAACGGAGCGTTTCAGTGTATAGGCGCCACAACATATGATGAGTATAAAAAAACCATAGAAAAAGATACAGCCCTGGACAGGCGTTTTCAAAAAATATTTATTAAGGAGCAGACTCCTCAGGAGGCGATAAAAACCCTGGTGCACCTCAAGCCCTTCTATGAACAACATCACAACGTTGCTATATCCGACAAAATTATTAACATGTGCGTTGATCTGTCTGTAAAATATATCCCCTCAAGATTCCTTCCCGACAAGGCGCTTGATATTCTTGATGAGGCTTCTTCGCTTACACGAACAGAAAAGATGATAAAAAAAGAGCATAGAGATATAAAGATACTGCAGGCAGAAATAATAGACGTAATTATGGACAAAGAAGAGGCTCTTAGAAAAGAGCATTATCAAAAGGCCATGCAACTAAAAAACAAACAGGAAGCGCTTGAGCAAAAAATATACAAGATGCACAAAGACAACCACGACCGCAATGCTTCGCCAAAAGTAACAGAAAAAGCTGTCTACGAAGTAATATCAGAGATAGCGGGGGTTCCTCTTCGTCAACTAACAAAACAGGACTCAGATGCGCTCTCCTCTATTGAAGCTCAAATTGGAAAACACCTTTTCGGACAGGATGACGCAATCAAAAAAGTTGCAAAAGCAATCCGCAGAAATCGAACAGGGGTTACCCGCGGAAATCGCCCCATAGCTTCCATGCTGTTCATGGGACCGAGCGGAGTTGGAAAAACAGAACTTGCAAAAATAATTGCCCACTCGTTTTCGGGCACAAACCCTTCCAGCGAGGGGGCTCCGGGAGCACTTATAAAACTGGATATGTCAGAATATTCAGAAGCGCATACAATATCACGCCTCATAGGCGCGCCTCCCGGATACGTAGGTTATGAAGACGCGGGTCTTTTGACAGACAAGGTACGCAAGCATCCCTACTCAGTGGTGCTGTTTGATGAAATAGAAAAAGCACACCCAAAAATATTCAATGTACTCTTACAGATACTGGAAGAGGGAACTCTAACTGATTCACAGGGAAAAAGCGCGAGTTTTAAAAATACATTTATAATACTCACATCCAACGTGGGGGCAACTCTTTTCGGTAAAAATTCGGGGTTGGGATTTTCAGGAGCAGATTCCACAAATCGTGAAAAGAGCGCAATGGGAGCTCTTAAAGAGTTGATGAAACCGGAAATAATAAACCGGCTTGACGGCATAGTTGTATTCAATAATTTAGATTCCGCCACACTGGAGAAAATAGCAGAGGTACAAATTCACGAACTCAAAGAAAGACTTAGCGACACAATTGAAATTACTTTCTCCAGTGCTGTCGCAAAATGGCTGGCACACAATACAGACGCGCAAGAAAAAGGAGCGCGTGGAATAAGAAAAGCAGTAGAAACACATTTAGAAGAGCCTATTTCAGACATCCTACTAAAAGAGAAGGTAAAAAACATAAAAATAGAAGTAAGACAAAATAAGCTTGTTGTTAAAACAAACAATTGAGACATTTTTCCCAAGCCAATGTTACCATTGTAAAGCCCCCGGAAACTACCTTTGCGGGGACTGTTTTTGGGGGTTGGCCGTTATGTACGAACCGGCATGCCCCCACTGTGAGACACGCCTTCCTTTCGGAGAACTGCCAAAAGAATGCCGGCAGGAAGTAAAGCTGCACCGCGTTTTTACCAGCGGGCTTTATTCAGACGCAACACTTAATGGTTTGATAAAAGACCTCAAATACAAAGGCGCCTGGCGCCTTGCGGAACCTCTTGCCCGCTTTGCGTATTGGCAACTTGACCAAGGTGGCTACGCCGAAGTTATAAAAGAAAAGGTTGATATTATAATTCCCGTACCCCTTCATAAAAATAAATTAAAAAGACGCGGGTTTAACCACACTCAAAAGATTGCGGAACATTTATCTGAATTGCTCGATATTCCCTTAGAGATTGACGCTTTAGTTAAGTCAAAAAAAACCGATTCGCAAGTTGAAACCGGCTCAAGAGAAGAGCGTGAAAAAAACCTTGCCGGCGCGTTCGCTATCACCAATACACAGGTTCAACCTGTGTATAAAACACCCCACACAGGTTCAACCTGTGTATCTCCTATTTTTAATAAAACCGTGCTTTTAGTTGACGATGTTATTACCACAGGCTCTACACTGCGCGAATGCGCTCTTGCCTTACGCTTTCCATATAAATGCGCAAACGCGAAGCATAAAACATGCGAGCTTGGCAGTAGGTGTTATATGAAACAGTACGTGAGGGAGGTATGGGGGCTAACTGTAGCGAAGGACTAAATAAAAAGACACTGAATATTCAGCGTCTTTTTATTTAATCCTTACAATATTTATTCTGACTCTTTCATTTCATCAACTCCTCTATTCCTTTTATTAGCCCTTTCAACCTCCTGCACTTCAGCTGCAAACGGATTCAAGCCTGTTACTTCCTCAGCTGTCGGGCTATCTTCATAATGTGAATAGGCATTAGCGGAGCCGAATTTATCCTCTGCTGTTTTGCGCGCATCAGAGACCATTTCCGGAAGGATCTTTGCCAGTCCTTCTGCTTGTTCCGGGGTCAAGTCAAAATGTGTTCGCGTGCCTTCCATAACCTTTCCATCTTCACCGATCACTCCTAAACTCACATCTAAGTGACCGTGCTTGTTGACATCAACATTAACCCTGTAGCCGTCCCTGGTTATCAACCCTGTCCTTTCGTGGTGAGCGTGAATTTCCGGCTTTATCCATCCGTTTCCAAGTTTTTCTTTAATGCTTTTTATTTTCTTCTCCCCTTGATTATCAAATTTTTCTACAGACATATTTTTATAATTATTAAATTAATTATACTACCCTCATACTACCCCCCCCCTGCTGTTGATGTCAACATAAAAACACGGTTTTAACCGTGTTTTTATGTTTTAGTAAATGAGGTGAGATTCAATATTCTTATACATTAACCTCAAATCTCCAATCCATTGGAATTAATGTCAAATTAACCGGATGATTGAACCCGCTTTCTGTTTTCCACTTTGAAATTCCATCTCGAATATCGTTAAATAATCTGTCTCGGTCATCTGTCTTTGACGCACTCATGCGAACAAAGACCTCAATCGGGGCAACACCGACCTTAATGCGCGCGCTATTGGCGTATACAAATACATCTTTTATTTGTGTTGCTTCTGAAACTATTTTCTGAACCGCATTTGAAACCGCGATGATATCTTTGTCATCAAGCTTTGTGTCGTCATATTCAATGTGAATCATTGGCATAATTGTTTTGATTATTTTATTTTATAATTAGTCTGAATTAACACCACGCACAGGTTCAACCTGTGTACCTTCTATTTTTTATAAAACGTTGCGATAAAATATGGGTGAATTTTTTTAAGGCGAAGTTTAAATTGGTTCCCCTCCCTGCTTCCAAAACGATTTTCAAACAAAGCTATATATTCTTCTTCGTTAAACCAGCGTTCAATTTCATTTACTCCGTCTGAATCAAGTTTTTTAAA
This window contains:
- a CDS encoding ATP-dependent Clp protease ATP-binding subunit, translated to MKNIPTNLEKHLTKRAKNALRKSFKLAAQYPDKTSKNKATPAHLLYALAKEEGSISKNILEANDVKATRILTGLKKISAKSSSTNTTPVSELSLDYKKTLKKAANYAMNQGHYFIGTEHLLYGTLNKSQGVEGFTQQKMKKVKEHLDDMMASYLSLETGLNPNMQKLSSLVSEHADHSLEDGELEDVIFSDVKTKTSKTPVLESFCENLSQKAADGNLDPLVGREAELNRLVRILSRKTKNNPLLVGDAGVGKTALVQGLAQKISEGYVPANLINKTVYSLNLSSLVAGTLYRGEFEERVRDLLEEAEKSSVILFIDEIHILPGAGSAQGSLDAANILKPALVNGAFQCIGATTYDEYKKTIEKDTALDRRFQKIFIKEQTPQEAIKTLVHLKPFYEQHHNVAISDKIINMCVDLSVKYIPSRFLPDKALDILDEASSLTRTEKMIKKEHRDIKILQAEIIDVIMDKEEALRKEHYQKAMQLKNKQEALEQKIYKMHKDNHDRNASPKVTEKAVYEVISEIAGVPLRQLTKQDSDALSSIEAQIGKHLFGQDDAIKKVAKAIRRNRTGVTRGNRPIASMLFMGPSGVGKTELAKIIAHSFSGTNPSSEGAPGALIKLDMSEYSEAHTISRLIGAPPGYVGYEDAGLLTDKVRKHPYSVVLFDEIEKAHPKIFNVLLQILEEGTLTDSQGKSASFKNTFIILTSNVGATLFGKNSGLGFSGADSTNREKSAMGALKELMKPEIINRLDGIVVFNNLDSATLEKIAEVQIHELKERLSDTIEITFSSAVAKWLAHNTDAQEKGARGIRKAVETHLEEPISDILLKEKVKNIKIEVRQNKLVVKTNN
- a CDS encoding phosphoribosyltransferase family protein: MYEPACPHCETRLPFGELPKECRQEVKLHRVFTSGLYSDATLNGLIKDLKYKGAWRLAEPLARFAYWQLDQGGYAEVIKEKVDIIIPVPLHKNKLKRRGFNHTQKIAEHLSELLDIPLEIDALVKSKKTDSQVETGSREEREKNLAGAFAITNTQVQPVYKTPHTGSTCVSPIFNKTVLLVDDVITTGSTLRECALALRFPYKCANAKHKTCELGSRCYMKQYVREVWGLTVAKD
- the pilM gene encoding type IV pilus assembly protein PilM — encoded protein: MIWNPLSKKSYKYKLGIDIGTSSLKMVELLQKGNDVYLINYAQFFSKANYITAHAGSYNILDSQVATIINRLFDSAKFRGKEASISLPVFSSFSTLIDLPAMADEDLENAVRFEARKYIPLPMGEVQFDWIKVDHLSNAKKIKVLTVAVPNEIVEKYNRMAEMVGIELVNVELETFSSARALVDSSPDPVAILDIGARATDVSVVDGGLVVMHHNIDTGSSKFVQVLARGMAIDPIRAEELKRRNGVQESAGEVSELLKPSMDKIILEVEQMFEDYVREGGRKVVRVILTGGEARMPGLTEYLKSSLGVDVEVGDPFKKIIIPPELEHTLGVNSPEYAVAIGLALR